The following are from one region of the Silene latifolia isolate original U9 population chromosome 9, ASM4854445v1, whole genome shotgun sequence genome:
- the LOC141600088 gene encoding uncharacterized protein LOC141600088: MIPIILQATTTTTILLLSLLLSTPTTTTADIVLDTRKNPVVAGSYYSVVSIFFTEAGADVSLGITMFNNGTLSCPSFIVARSEIFDIHIKFTPQTITEKNYVYTSSNLNIAFEYLKPEPDCHRRYTTVWTVSGTENGNMVVLDGEEGRDGSMFKLEKVDYLTFPIYSIWYGDKAVLYDEQPNGETLLGLEKGYPFLVWLFLGGPSTSALAELGIKLKGVGANL; this comes from the coding sequence atgaTACCTATTATCCTCCAAGCTACAACCACTACCACCATCCTCCTACTTTCCCTCCTGCTATCCACCCCTACAACCACCACGGCCGATATCGTCCTCGACACCCGGAAAAACCCAGTTGTGGCCGGATCATATTACAGTGTCGTGTCAATATTTTTTACCGAAGCAGGCGCTGATGTAAGTCTAGGGATAACCATGTTTAATAATGGCACACTCAGTTGTCCTTCCTTCATTGTTGCCCGGTCCGAAATCTTTGACATTCACATAAAATTCACTCCACAAACTATTACAGAAAAAAATTACGTTTATACTTCCTCAAACCTTAACATTGCTTTCGAATACTTGAAGCCCGAACCCGATTGTCATCGTCGATACACCACCGTGTGGACTGTGTCTGGCACTGAAAACGGGAACATGGTGGTTCTCGACGGCGAAGAGGGGAGGGATGGTAGTATGTTTAAGTTGGAAAAAGTTGATTATTTGACTTTCCCTATTTATTCGATATGGTATGGGGATAAGGCTGTGTTATATGATGAACAACCTAATGGCGAAACTCTGTTAGGTCTTGAAAAGGGATATCCTTTCTTGGTTTGGCTTTTTCTGGGAGGACCATCTACGAGTGCACTGGCGGAGCTAGGAATCAAGCTTAAAGGGGTGGGGGCGAATTTGTAA
- the LOC141598733 gene encoding uncharacterized protein LOC141598733 isoform X2: MEQRGTRVASFGQTEINWDKLDKTKFCVVGAGLFTGITVALYLVSVVKTRLQVASKDIADRTTYSAVRTILKADGIPGLYRGFATVITGAVPSRIIFLTALETTKVAAYRIVEPLNFSEPSKAAISNWVAGMLGSPPVGV, from the exons ATGGAGCAGAGAGGTACTCGAGTTGCGTCATTTGGACAGACGGAGATTAATTGGGACAA GCTCGACAAGACTAAATTCTGTGTTGTTGGAGCTGGGCTATTTACAGGGATAACAGTCGCTCTTTATCTAGTTTCTGTTGTTAAGACTAGGCTACAGGTCGCATCTAAGGATATTGCTGACAGAACTACATATTCAGCTGTTAGAACCATACTCAAAGCTGACGGAATACCTGGTTTGTACAGAGGATTTGCCACTGTCATTACTGGTGCAGTCCCGTCCAGAATTATATTCCTTACTGCTTTGGAGACTACAAAAGTCGCTGCTTACAGGATTGTTGAACCTCTTAATTTTTCTGAACCATCTAAGGCTGCCATATCAAACTGGGTTGCTGGAATGTTAGGCTCTCCTCCTGTGGGTGTATAG
- the LOC141598733 gene encoding uncharacterized protein LOC141598733 isoform X1, translating to MLSHLFLSTHFSSHWAPNIIDDDEYFHTFTVPHVSLYVKKTWQLSVVAQCSSEVQANAADTLCAITRNMGSPLTAKVCSLGFVSRIFSHALEDSSTKSGLVHSLFISISLLDPRWSSSSLLMHSLRGQHMYEAPIAVNPETTNTMLPRLDLRVRVSIDEIKNVKEV from the exons ATGCTTTCACACCTTTTCCTCTCGACCCATTTCTCCTCACACTGGGCTCCTAATATCATTGATGATGATGAGTATTTCCACACTTTCACAGTTCCACATGTCAGTCTATATGTGAAAAAAACATGGCAATTATCTGTTGTTGCTCAGTGCTCTTCGGAAGTCCAGGCGAATGCAGCGGATACTCTTTGTGCAATTACACGAAACATGGGATCACCTCTTACAGCTAAAGTATGCAGTCTCGG TTTTGTGTCAAGGATTTTCTCCCATGCACTTGAAGATTCCTCTACCAAGTCTGGTCTAGTACACTCGCTGTTTATCTCTATATCTTTGTTGGATCCCAGATGGTCATCTTCCTCTTTGTTAATGCATTCTCTACGAGGTCAGCATATGTACGAGGCGCCGATCGCAGTAAATCCGGAGACTACTAATACAATGCTACCTAGACTTG ATTTAAGAGTAAGAGTGTCAATTGACGAGATAAAGAATGTTAAAGAGGTGTAG